A window of Felis catus isolate Fca126 chromosome A3, F.catus_Fca126_mat1.0, whole genome shotgun sequence genomic DNA:
cagagttccagagactggaagtctgagatcatggTGCCAGCATGGTTGAGGTCTGGGAAGGGCTTCCTGGCTTAGAGAAGGCcaccttctcattgtgtcctctcATTGCCTTTCCCCAGTCTTGCACCTGgacagacaagagagagaaaaaaagcgaGAGagatctcttcctctttttataaggccACCACTCCTATCAGATTAGGCACCCaccccttatgacctcatttaaccttagtaACCTCCTAAATGCCCCATCTCCAGATCCAGTCACGTTAGGGACTAGGGCTTCAACTGTGAATTTTGGAGGCCACACTTCAGTCCAGAGCATAGTGATGgcataaatgatattttgaaacATCTTCTGCAGACTGTAATGTGGTATGAAAATAGCTGTGAGCTATTGGCAACAAAGTCATACGTACTGCTGCTAGTAGGTTTGTTGCTTACATTTATTATGGAAGGGAATGCTTAGTTTTTGATCGAGGGtagtgaaaataaagatacaagTTTTCTCCCTACCCAAATTCACAACTACCCTGAACTTCTGTACAAAGACCATAGATAAGAACTCCTGAAACATGCACATAAGATGTTCTTGTTTGGAGCAAACAAGTGGCATAACCCCCAGGATGGTGGGGATCGATTCCAAAATCGGCCAGTCCTGCCCAGTGCCATCACCCAGGAGCAGCAGGTGACTTGAAGAGACATCATCTGCTTCTGGCCTTTTTGAATGTGTGTTCAAGTACTGGAATGTGTTTTGTCTTGCAGATACCAGTAACCTAAATTCTGAACAAAATGATTCCTGGACCTCTGAGAACTTCTGGCTGGACCCTTCTGTGAAGGGCCAGGTGAAGACCAAGGCAGAGGATGATGGGCTTCGGAAATCCCTGGATAGATTCTATGAAGTGTTTGGCTGTCCACAGCCGGCCTCTGGAAATGCACTCTCCGCAGCAGTCTGCCAGTGCCTGTCTCAGAAAATCAACGAACTGAAGGGCCAGGAGAGCCGAAAGTATGCCCTCCGTAGTTTCCAAATGGCCCGGGTCATCTTCAACCGGGATGGCTGCTCGGTCTTACAGAGGCATTCCAGGGATGTCCACTTCTACCCATCGGGAGAAGGAAGTGTGTCTCTGGATAATGAAAAGCCAACCCCGGGACTTTCAAAAGATATCATTCATTTCCTCTTGCAGCAGAATGTGATGAAAGACCTCTAAGTAGTGCCTGGTCGTAAGAGCAGGCAGCGTGGAGGGTGGTCCGGTGGCCAACGCTGTTAGTGcacacccacttcccctccagcccctcttgCCAGCTCTGTGTGTCCAGCCCCCTGTGTGTCTGGCCCCTGTGTCcacaccacctcccaccccaccctaccaCTCCCTTTGACTTAAGGCCAGTGACTGACTGATTGTGGAGCCCAGAAGCACATCTTCCTTGccccaaggaaggaaggacatgCTCTGAGGCATAAATTACTCTCCAGAGCTCCCCTCTGGATCAGGCCAAGACTGGGACTTCACACGAAATCACTCCCTCGCTCAGCACCTGCCGTTTCCCTGTCCTCCCATTCATCTACTGGTGTCTCCCAGGGGCCTTTCCTTAATATATCTCTTGTACCTGGATCCTTGACTCAGAGTCTACTTCTGGGAGAACCCAACCTAAGGGAACAGGCTTTCTTTGTTACATGagttttttaaaggatttaaagCTCTGCGCCAAAGCAAGTATAAGAATTATACCAAGTTGTAGAACTGAGGTCATGTGACTGCACATGTATTTCCCAAAATAACATAAAGATTTAAATACGTTCCCAAAAGTGCATCACATCTTCCTCATACCCTTGCCTCTCCAAAGCCAGAATTCCCTGTTTTGTCATTCTAACAGGGTGTGGAAGGAACATTTGGATCATCTAAAATAAGAGCTAAGATTTGCAAATTCAAAGAAGGGGGGCGGGTCTCTCGGTCTCCACCAGATTGCCAGTGTGGAAGGtgtgaagaaaacaaatgtgCGCCACCTACCGAAGGACGCGCCGCGAGGCTGACGGGACGCGCGGCCTTGGCAGTTTGTGGTGGAAGAGAGTAAGGAATCCTTTGCCCAAGTGGACTCCTCCCTGTCATTTTTGCCTTCTGCCTGTACCCTCTGTCACCCTCTGAACAGTTGGCCCCTCACCCCTGTCCCGTCCTTGCTCCGCCAGGGAGTGGCTTTAAATAGCCGGTGCCGGCTTGCGCCGGCAGAGGCCCTGCTCCACGGCCGTGTCCTGAAACCCCCCTTTGAGACTCGGGTGGTAGAATGACGT
This region includes:
- the SHLD1 gene encoding shieldin complex subunit 1 isoform X1 — its product is MATQEATPGSQSEESSALDLPTVYDIRDYVLQRPHQEADSEAFSSVEALSSPCSSDADPDTSNLNSEQNDSWTSENFWLDPSVKGQVKTKAEDDGLRKSLDRFYEVFGCPQPASGNALSAAVCQCLSQKINELKGQESRKYALRSFQMARVIFNRDGCSVLQRHSRDVHFYPSGEGSVSLDNEKPTPGLSKDIIHFLLQQNVMKDL